The Pseudarthrobacter sulfonivorans genome includes a window with the following:
- a CDS encoding PAC2 family protein — MNSFDGDTAEPGAAPEPEQFLLPVADGERITVMLAAFEGWNDAGEAASDSLRYLNRVWGGKKVASIDADEYYDFQFTRPTVRRNASGERKIKWPSTRIYKASAPDSNVDVIFVQGIEPSYKWRAYTAELLVHAEALKVDYVVLVGALLADVPHSRPIPVSTSSDDAVLRERLNLEASQYEGPVGIVGVLSEVSLLAGLPTVSLWAAVPHYVAQAPSPKAQLALLHRVEELIQVPLDTHELAEEAAAWERGVDELATEDPEIAAYVRQLEEAKDTADLPEASGESIAREFERYLKRRGRDKP; from the coding sequence ATGAATAGCTTCGACGGAGACACCGCGGAACCGGGTGCCGCACCTGAACCGGAGCAGTTCCTGCTGCCAGTGGCGGACGGGGAGCGCATTACTGTGATGCTGGCCGCATTTGAAGGCTGGAACGATGCCGGCGAAGCCGCCAGTGATTCCTTGCGCTACCTGAACAGGGTTTGGGGCGGCAAGAAGGTCGCGTCCATTGACGCCGACGAATACTACGATTTCCAGTTCACGCGTCCTACGGTCCGCAGGAACGCCTCGGGGGAACGCAAGATCAAGTGGCCATCCACACGGATCTACAAGGCCAGTGCGCCGGATTCGAACGTGGACGTCATTTTCGTCCAGGGCATTGAGCCGTCCTACAAGTGGCGGGCCTATACGGCGGAACTGCTGGTCCACGCTGAAGCGCTGAAGGTGGACTACGTGGTCCTGGTGGGGGCCCTTCTGGCAGACGTTCCGCACAGCAGGCCCATTCCGGTCAGCACCTCCTCTGACGACGCTGTGTTGCGGGAACGCCTCAACCTTGAAGCATCCCAATATGAAGGTCCCGTCGGCATAGTCGGAGTACTGTCCGAAGTGTCCCTCCTGGCGGGCCTTCCTACTGTTTCCCTCTGGGCAGCCGTCCCGCATTATGTGGCCCAGGCCCCGTCACCCAAGGCGCAGCTGGCTCTCCTGCACCGGGTCGAGGAATTGATCCAGGTCCCGCTGGACACGCACGAACTGGCGGAAGAGGCAGCTGCGTGGGAGCGCGGCGTCGATGAGTTGGCTACCGAGGATCCGGAGATCGCCGCGTACGTCCGCCAGCTGGAAGAGGCAAAAGATACGGCCGATCTTCCGGAGGCGAGCGGTGAATCCATCGCGCGGGAGTTTGAGCGCTATCTCAAGCGTCGGGGCCGGGACAAGCCCTAA
- a CDS encoding aldo/keto reductase: protein MQQRYVGNSGLRVSALSLGTMSWSGDTDEQDASEILRTFVDGGGKLIDTAASYSDGRAEAMIGTLLGDVVSRTEVCISTKAGMSTSDGRRTVDTSRNAMLTGLDASLARLGTDYVDIWFAQAWDGNVPLDETLSALEFALRSGRARYAGISNFNGWQSAKAAAVAGFPLVAAQAEYSLLQRKAEAELVPAVEDAGLGLMAWAPLGRGVLTGKYRGAIPADSRAARTDSAPYVEPYLEAQPSSVVEAVAMAAKGLGRTPLDVSLSWLLSQHGVATAIVGPRTPVQAKEIMAAQLTRLPPEIARALEDVSLPG from the coding sequence ATGCAGCAGCGTTACGTCGGCAACAGTGGATTGCGAGTCTCCGCCCTTTCCCTCGGCACCATGTCCTGGTCCGGCGATACCGACGAACAGGACGCCTCGGAGATATTGCGGACATTTGTCGATGGTGGCGGAAAACTCATAGATACCGCGGCGTCTTACTCCGACGGCCGCGCCGAGGCGATGATCGGCACTCTCCTGGGTGACGTCGTCTCCCGCACCGAAGTCTGCATTTCCACCAAGGCGGGGATGTCGACGTCGGACGGCCGGCGCACGGTGGACACGTCGCGCAACGCGATGCTCACCGGACTGGACGCCAGCCTGGCAAGGCTGGGGACTGACTACGTGGATATCTGGTTTGCCCAGGCGTGGGACGGCAACGTCCCGCTGGACGAGACCCTGTCCGCACTTGAATTCGCGCTCCGGAGCGGCCGCGCCCGCTATGCGGGCATCTCCAACTTCAACGGGTGGCAAAGCGCCAAGGCCGCGGCGGTGGCCGGATTTCCGCTCGTAGCCGCGCAGGCTGAATATTCACTCCTGCAGCGAAAGGCGGAAGCGGAACTGGTTCCCGCCGTCGAAGATGCCGGCCTGGGGCTGATGGCCTGGGCTCCGCTGGGACGCGGCGTCCTGACCGGCAAGTACCGCGGCGCCATTCCCGCCGATTCCCGGGCGGCAAGGACAGACTCCGCACCCTACGTAGAGCCGTATCTGGAGGCGCAGCCGTCCAGCGTGGTGGAAGCCGTGGCCATGGCGGCCAAGGGCCTGGGCCGGACACCGCTGGATGTCTCGCTGAGCTGGCTGTTGTCCCAGCATGGCGTGGCCACGGCCATCGTCGGGCCCAGGACTCCCGTGCAGGCGAAAGAAATCATGGCCGCCCAACTGACGAGGCTGCCGCCCGAAATTGCCCGCGCGCTCGAGGACGTTTCCCTGCCCGGCTGA
- the arc gene encoding proteasome ATPase, with product METPNQDSGRTPAEQSAANELTAAERQANVLRDKLRHIDRQLAAATQNNTKLVSMLEAAKAEILRLKNALDQEGQPPYSFGTVLQLNPRRLPSAGNSGQAATEESVDIFNAGRKMRVGISPLVNISQLAVGQEVLLNEALLVVAGLGYERAGELATLKEMLGTDRALVVGRADEERVIRLSGALLTEKLRVGDALSIDSRTGYALEKVPRSEVENLVLEEVPDITYEDIGGLGPQIEQIRDAVELPFLHPDLYREHGLKAPKGILLYGPPGCGKTLIAKAVANSLAARAAERSGNVDLKSYFLNIKGPELLDKYVGETERHIRLIFSRAREKASDGSPVVVFFDEMDSLFRTRGTGISSDVETTIVPQLLSEIDGVERLDNVIVIGASNREDMIDPAILRPGRLDVKVKIQRPDAEAAADIFNKYITTDLPFHESDLAEHNGDVQATVDAMVQRTVEAMYSTEKSNEYLEVTYANGDTEMLYFKDFNSGAVVQNVVDRAKKYAIKDLLTLHQKGLRIEHLLRAVVDEFREHEDMPNTTNPDDWARISGKKGERITYIRTIVQGKAGQEPGKSIETMPNTGQYL from the coding sequence ATGGAGACACCGAATCAGGACTCCGGACGTACACCGGCGGAGCAGTCGGCCGCCAACGAACTGACGGCTGCGGAGCGGCAGGCCAATGTCCTCCGCGACAAGCTCAGGCACATTGACCGCCAGCTTGCGGCCGCCACGCAGAACAACACGAAGCTGGTCAGCATGCTGGAAGCGGCCAAGGCCGAGATTCTGCGGCTGAAAAATGCCCTGGACCAGGAGGGCCAGCCCCCGTACAGCTTCGGCACCGTCCTGCAGCTCAATCCCAGGCGGCTGCCGTCAGCGGGCAACAGCGGCCAGGCTGCCACCGAGGAATCGGTGGACATTTTCAACGCCGGCCGGAAGATGCGGGTGGGCATCAGCCCCCTGGTCAACATCAGCCAGCTGGCGGTCGGCCAGGAGGTCCTCCTCAATGAGGCACTGCTGGTTGTTGCCGGCCTCGGCTATGAACGCGCCGGTGAACTCGCCACCCTCAAGGAAATGCTCGGAACGGACCGCGCACTGGTGGTGGGGCGGGCGGATGAGGAGCGTGTCATCAGGCTCTCCGGAGCCCTGCTCACCGAAAAGCTCAGGGTGGGGGACGCACTGTCCATCGACTCGCGCACCGGTTACGCCCTCGAAAAAGTGCCCCGCTCCGAAGTGGAGAACCTGGTCCTCGAAGAAGTCCCCGACATCACGTACGAGGACATCGGCGGCCTTGGTCCGCAGATCGAGCAGATCCGGGACGCAGTGGAACTGCCGTTCCTGCACCCGGACCTCTACCGCGAGCATGGGCTGAAAGCCCCGAAGGGCATTCTGTTGTACGGTCCGCCAGGGTGCGGCAAGACCCTGATTGCGAAGGCTGTTGCCAACTCCCTCGCCGCCCGCGCCGCGGAACGGTCCGGCAATGTGGACCTGAAGAGCTATTTCCTCAACATCAAGGGTCCGGAGCTTCTGGACAAGTACGTGGGCGAGACAGAGCGCCACATCCGCCTGATTTTCTCCCGAGCCCGCGAGAAGGCCTCTGACGGCAGCCCCGTAGTGGTTTTCTTTGACGAAATGGATTCGCTGTTCCGGACGCGTGGAACCGGGATCTCCTCCGACGTCGAGACCACCATCGTCCCGCAGCTGCTGAGTGAGATCGACGGCGTGGAGCGGCTGGACAACGTCATTGTTATCGGTGCATCCAACCGCGAGGACATGATCGACCCCGCGATCCTCCGCCCCGGCCGCCTGGACGTGAAAGTCAAAATCCAGCGCCCCGACGCAGAGGCCGCGGCCGATATCTTCAACAAATACATCACCACGGACCTGCCGTTCCACGAGTCCGACCTCGCCGAACACAACGGCGACGTCCAGGCGACAGTGGACGCCATGGTCCAGCGGACGGTTGAAGCCATGTACTCCACGGAGAAGTCCAACGAGTACCTGGAAGTCACCTACGCCAACGGCGATACGGAAATGCTCTACTTCAAGGACTTCAATTCAGGCGCCGTAGTCCAGAACGTTGTGGACCGGGCCAAGAAGTACGCCATCAAGGATCTCCTGACACTGCACCAAAAAGGTCTTCGGATCGAGCACCTGCTGCGTGCCGTAGTGGATGAATTCCGCGAGCACGAGGACATGCCCAACACCACCAACCCGGACGACTGGGCCCGGATCTCAGGTAAGAAGGGCGAACGGATCACCTACATCCGCACCATCGTGCAGGGTAAGGCAGGTCAGGAGCCCGGCAAGTCCATCGAAACGATGCCGAACACAGGACAGTACCTGTGA
- a CDS encoding site-2 protease family protein translates to MSSQPAPARREGIPLGRIAGIPVILAYSWFVIAAFTVIVYGPLLLEQNPALGISAYYMAFAYALLLLISVLVHELAHALTAKIYGWPTQKIVLNLWGGHTQFENFTATPARSVIVALAGPAANLVLAGGAWVVLSTTNMGTVAEILTNIFMWANFVIGIFNVLPGLPLDGGRIVESAVWKATGSQAKGTVAAGWAGRVIVVALGFWFIARPLLAGETPDFSLLMITVLVGGFLWMGASAAIQQGTLRGRMHLVSAAALAAPAVGIPATAVVADIRRLSPDGSRAVVVCGPDGRPQGVVDPGALAAVPDYAAASTPATAVSYALAAGAYVPESSQGQELIQYLSQLDGHEYAVVDHHGTVTGLLAQNVVVAAITGKADPSNRHPQGQSR, encoded by the coding sequence ATGAGCTCCCAGCCCGCCCCCGCCCGCCGCGAAGGAATACCGCTCGGCCGGATCGCCGGAATCCCGGTCATTCTGGCCTACTCGTGGTTTGTGATCGCCGCCTTTACCGTCATTGTCTACGGGCCCCTGCTGTTGGAGCAGAATCCGGCACTGGGCATCTCCGCCTACTACATGGCGTTCGCGTACGCCCTGCTGCTTCTGATCTCCGTCCTGGTCCACGAACTGGCGCACGCCCTCACGGCCAAGATCTACGGCTGGCCCACGCAGAAGATCGTGCTGAATCTCTGGGGTGGTCACACCCAGTTTGAGAATTTCACGGCGACGCCGGCGCGCTCGGTCATCGTGGCCTTGGCAGGGCCGGCAGCCAACCTGGTCCTCGCCGGCGGTGCCTGGGTGGTCCTTTCCACCACCAACATGGGCACCGTGGCCGAGATCCTCACGAACATCTTTATGTGGGCCAACTTCGTCATCGGCATCTTCAACGTCCTGCCCGGACTCCCGCTGGACGGCGGCAGGATCGTTGAGTCGGCCGTCTGGAAAGCAACCGGGAGCCAGGCCAAAGGCACCGTCGCCGCCGGCTGGGCTGGGCGCGTCATCGTGGTGGCCTTGGGCTTCTGGTTCATTGCGCGGCCGCTGCTGGCCGGTGAGACACCCGATTTCAGCCTCCTGATGATCACCGTCCTCGTCGGCGGCTTCCTCTGGATGGGTGCCAGCGCCGCAATCCAGCAGGGCACCCTGCGCGGAAGGATGCATCTGGTCAGCGCCGCTGCCCTGGCGGCTCCCGCCGTCGGAATTCCAGCCACCGCAGTGGTGGCGGACATCCGCAGGCTGTCACCGGACGGCTCACGCGCCGTTGTCGTCTGCGGGCCGGATGGACGCCCGCAGGGTGTTGTGGATCCCGGTGCCCTCGCCGCGGTTCCTGACTACGCCGCCGCCTCCACGCCTGCCACGGCAGTGTCCTATGCCCTCGCGGCGGGAGCCTACGTACCTGAGTCGTCCCAGGGGCAGGAACTGATCCAGTACCTTTCCCAGCTGGACGGTCACGAATATGCCGTGGTGGACCATCACGGAACGGTCACCGGCCTTCTGGCGCAGAACGTGGTGGTGGCCGCCATCACCGGCAAGGCTGACCCGTCAAATAGGCATCCTCAGGGTCAAAGCCGGTAG
- the mshC gene encoding cysteine--1-D-myo-inosityl 2-amino-2-deoxy-alpha-D-glucopyranoside ligase, whose product MKSWTSRPVPALPGAMPAIRLFDTAKGSEVTLRAGGEQSMYVCGITPYDATHMGHAASYVAFDLLNRAWRDAGQQVSYVQNVTDVDDPLLERATATGVDWRDLAASQIELFQTDMEALNVLSPDHYVGAVESVDIIVPAIERLVRLGLAYRVPGSAGEPDGDVYYDVEAAGKQSVAPDAWTLGSISRLGEAEMLELFAERGGDPGRAGKRQALDPLLWRVARDGEPSWPGGELGQGRPGWHIECTVIAQRYLPAPFTVQGGGSDLIFPHHEMGAGHAYSLAEVPLAHHYAHAGMVGLDGEKMSKSKGNLVLVSKLRAEGEDPAAIRLAILAHHYRSDWSWTADGFEASKDRLAAWRSALATATEGSASGLIAEMRSALAADLNAPAALEAVDRWAASADSAAAAGSQHDQALVRDALDALLGVVL is encoded by the coding sequence GTGAAATCCTGGACCTCCCGCCCTGTCCCTGCGCTGCCCGGCGCCATGCCTGCCATCCGGCTGTTCGACACCGCAAAGGGGAGTGAGGTCACGCTCCGGGCCGGGGGAGAGCAATCCATGTACGTCTGCGGGATCACTCCCTACGACGCAACCCACATGGGCCATGCGGCCAGCTACGTGGCCTTCGATCTGCTGAACAGGGCCTGGCGTGACGCCGGCCAGCAGGTTTCCTACGTCCAGAACGTCACCGACGTCGACGACCCCCTGCTGGAGCGCGCGACTGCCACCGGGGTGGACTGGCGGGACCTGGCCGCGAGCCAGATTGAACTCTTCCAGACCGACATGGAGGCCCTGAACGTCCTCTCGCCGGACCACTACGTGGGTGCCGTCGAATCAGTTGACATCATTGTTCCGGCCATCGAACGGCTGGTCCGGCTGGGGCTGGCCTACCGCGTCCCTGGTTCGGCAGGGGAGCCCGACGGCGACGTCTACTACGACGTCGAAGCTGCCGGCAAGCAGTCGGTCGCCCCGGATGCCTGGACCCTGGGCTCCATCTCCCGCCTCGGTGAGGCCGAAATGCTGGAACTGTTCGCCGAACGCGGCGGCGACCCGGGCCGGGCCGGCAAGCGGCAGGCCCTGGACCCCCTGCTCTGGCGGGTTGCCCGTGACGGCGAGCCCAGCTGGCCGGGCGGCGAGTTGGGCCAGGGCCGGCCTGGCTGGCACATCGAATGCACGGTCATCGCCCAGCGGTACCTGCCGGCTCCCTTCACTGTCCAGGGCGGCGGCTCTGACCTCATCTTCCCGCACCACGAGATGGGCGCCGGTCACGCCTATTCGCTCGCCGAAGTGCCGCTGGCCCACCATTATGCCCACGCCGGCATGGTGGGCCTGGACGGCGAAAAGATGAGCAAGTCCAAGGGCAACCTGGTCCTGGTGTCCAAACTTCGGGCCGAGGGAGAAGATCCGGCAGCCATCCGCCTGGCCATCCTGGCCCACCATTACCGTTCAGACTGGTCCTGGACCGCTGACGGCTTTGAGGCTTCGAAGGACCGGCTGGCGGCGTGGCGCAGCGCCCTCGCCACTGCCACGGAAGGATCGGCGTCCGGCCTGATCGCAGAAATGCGGTCCGCCCTTGCAGCTGACCTGAACGCACCGGCCGCCCTGGAAGCTGTTGACCGCTGGGCTGCCTCGGCGGACTCCGCCGCGGCAGCGGGCAGCCAGCACGATCAGGCCCTGGTCAGGGACGCCCTGGACGCCTTGCTCGGCGTCGTACTTTAG
- a CDS encoding ubiquitin-like protein Pup: MAGQEQQKPQSHDSQVEDEIPEAPPAAPEAQASAATQGVDDLLDEIDGVLESNAEEFVRAFVQKGGQ, encoded by the coding sequence ATGGCAGGCCAGGAGCAGCAGAAGCCACAATCACACGACAGCCAGGTCGAGGACGAGATCCCGGAGGCACCGCCGGCAGCCCCGGAAGCCCAGGCATCGGCTGCCACCCAGGGCGTCGACGACCTCCTTGATGAAATCGACGGCGTCCTGGAGTCCAACGCAGAGGAGTTCGTCCGCGCCTTCGTCCAAAAGGGCGGCCAGTAA
- the dop gene encoding depupylase/deamidase Dop, whose translation MTAAPERAGGGGLPAGGAMRVMGAETEYGIHAPSAPGANATMMSARVVQAYAQVTRQRAAGGAETRWDYTDEEPLHDARGWTLERASAHPSQLTDQPPVLDAEAVALAYGREELELDGEDESGSLLMNMVLGNGARLYVDHAHPEYSSAEVTNPRDAVIWDAAGDLVALAAVRRLAADPELPPVNLYKNNTDNKSVSYGSHENYLMPRSVPFGDIVRGLTPFFVTRQIICGAGRVGLGQDSSTPGYQISQRADFFEAEVGLETTIRRPIINTRDEPHATADKYRRLHVIIGDANLSQSSNYLKFGTTAMVLSLIEAGLAPRVEVHEPVAALQAVSHDTSLTAKLRLLDGRRVTALDLQWIYHEAAAKLAQDTGVADAVDGDGHTHQVLERWAATLTQLDSDRNAAATSVEWLAKLSLLEGYRNRDNLAWGDARLGLVDLQWADIRPEKGLYYRFLARNRMQRIVDDGAIAAAMTEPPSDTRAFFRGRCISSFGKDVVGASWDSVIFDVPGYGRLQRVPTREPLRGTKALTGGLFARHRTAGPFLAELLGHNTAPPAA comes from the coding sequence GTGACGGCAGCCCCGGAACGCGCCGGCGGGGGAGGGCTCCCGGCCGGCGGGGCCATGCGCGTCATGGGGGCGGAAACGGAATACGGCATCCACGCCCCGTCCGCGCCTGGAGCAAACGCCACCATGATGTCCGCCCGCGTTGTCCAGGCTTATGCCCAGGTGACCCGGCAAAGGGCGGCAGGAGGGGCAGAGACCCGGTGGGATTACACGGACGAGGAGCCCCTCCACGACGCCCGTGGCTGGACCCTGGAAAGGGCCTCGGCCCACCCCAGCCAGCTGACAGACCAGCCGCCGGTACTCGACGCCGAAGCGGTGGCGCTTGCCTACGGCCGCGAGGAATTGGAACTGGACGGCGAGGACGAGTCCGGCAGCCTCCTGATGAACATGGTCCTGGGCAACGGAGCCCGCCTGTACGTTGATCATGCCCACCCGGAGTACTCCAGTGCCGAGGTGACCAACCCCCGCGATGCGGTGATCTGGGATGCAGCCGGGGACCTCGTCGCGCTGGCGGCTGTCCGCCGCCTGGCCGCGGATCCCGAGCTCCCTCCGGTCAACCTGTACAAAAACAATACGGACAACAAATCCGTCTCCTACGGCTCCCATGAGAACTACCTCATGCCACGCTCGGTACCCTTCGGGGACATCGTGCGGGGGCTGACGCCGTTCTTCGTCACCCGGCAGATCATCTGCGGCGCCGGGCGGGTGGGCCTGGGGCAGGACAGCTCCACGCCTGGGTACCAGATCAGCCAGCGCGCAGACTTCTTCGAGGCGGAGGTGGGCCTGGAAACCACCATCCGGCGTCCCATCATCAACACCCGGGATGAGCCGCACGCCACCGCCGACAAATACCGGCGCCTGCATGTGATCATCGGGGACGCCAACCTGAGCCAATCCTCGAACTACCTCAAGTTCGGCACCACCGCCATGGTCCTGAGCCTGATCGAGGCCGGGCTGGCGCCCAGGGTGGAGGTCCACGAACCCGTCGCAGCCCTCCAGGCAGTCAGCCACGATACGTCGCTGACAGCCAAACTCAGGCTGCTGGACGGGCGCCGCGTGACGGCCCTGGACCTGCAATGGATCTACCACGAGGCGGCGGCCAAGCTGGCGCAAGACACCGGCGTTGCCGATGCCGTGGACGGGGACGGCCATACGCATCAGGTGCTGGAGCGCTGGGCTGCCACGCTGACCCAGCTCGATTCCGACAGGAACGCGGCGGCCACCTCCGTGGAGTGGTTGGCCAAGCTCTCCCTCCTCGAGGGTTACCGGAACCGCGACAACCTTGCCTGGGGTGACGCGAGGCTCGGCCTCGTGGACCTGCAGTGGGCAGACATCAGGCCGGAGAAGGGACTGTACTACCGGTTCCTGGCACGGAACCGCATGCAGCGGATCGTCGACGACGGAGCCATCGCCGCAGCGATGACCGAACCGCCGTCGGACACGCGTGCCTTCTTCCGCGGACGCTGCATCAGCAGCTTCGGCAAGGACGTCGTGGGGGCCAGCTGGGACTCGGTCATCTTCGATGTGCCGGGCTACGGCCGGCTTCAGCGCGTGCCGACCCGGGAGCCCCTGCGCGGTACCAAGGCCCTCACGGGAGGGCTCTTTGCCCGCCACCGGACGGCAGGTCCGTTCCTCGCCGAACTTTTGGGGCATAACACCGCTCCGCCTGCGGCGTAA
- a CDS encoding undecaprenyl-diphosphate phosphatase: MNWFEAALLGLVQGLTEFLPISSSAHLRIVGQFLPNASDPGAAFTAITQLGTETAVVIYFWRDIVRIVKAWAGSLTGKVSRQDPDARMGWLVILGSLPIIVLGLLFQDQIESVLRSLWLVATMLIVFGLFLAVADAIGKQDRDLTQLTYKHGILYGFAQALALIPGVSRSGGTITAGLLMGYTREAAARYSFLLAIPAVFGSGLYQLYKVVSKEGITGPYGLPETALATVIALVVGYVIIGWFLKFISTRSYRLFVWYRIFLGLALYLLLGFNVISP; the protein is encoded by the coding sequence GTGAACTGGTTTGAGGCGGCCCTGCTGGGCCTAGTGCAGGGACTGACCGAATTTCTACCGATTTCATCGAGCGCGCACCTGCGGATTGTGGGGCAGTTCCTGCCCAACGCATCCGATCCCGGAGCCGCGTTTACCGCCATCACGCAGCTTGGTACCGAAACGGCCGTGGTGATCTACTTCTGGCGCGACATCGTGCGGATCGTCAAGGCTTGGGCGGGATCGCTGACCGGAAAAGTCTCCCGGCAGGACCCGGATGCCCGCATGGGCTGGCTGGTGATCCTGGGCAGCCTCCCCATCATCGTGCTGGGTCTGCTGTTCCAGGACCAGATCGAGTCGGTGCTGAGGAGCCTGTGGCTCGTAGCCACCATGCTGATCGTCTTCGGGCTCTTTCTGGCCGTGGCCGACGCGATCGGAAAGCAGGACCGGGACCTCACCCAGCTCACCTACAAACACGGCATTTTGTACGGCTTCGCCCAGGCCCTGGCTCTTATTCCCGGCGTGTCGCGATCCGGCGGCACCATCACCGCAGGTCTCCTGATGGGCTACACACGCGAAGCCGCCGCGCGGTATTCGTTCCTCCTGGCTATCCCGGCGGTGTTCGGCAGCGGCCTTTACCAGCTGTACAAAGTGGTCTCCAAGGAAGGCATTACCGGCCCCTACGGCCTTCCGGAGACGGCGCTGGCCACCGTCATCGCCTTGGTAGTGGGCTACGTGATCATCGGCTGGTTCCTCAAGTTCATTTCCACCCGAAGCTACCGGCTCTTCGTCTGGTACCGGATCTTCCTGGGCCTGGCCCTGTATCTTTTGCTCGGTTTCAATGTCATCAGCCCCTAG
- a CDS encoding tRNA (adenine-N1)-methyltransferase yields MSSETAAEAAAPTTGVAANGTQPVGAARRRGPFREGERVQLTDERGRMNTISLESGGAFHTHRGFLNHDEIIGKADGSVVVNNVGQQYQTLRPLLSDFVLSMPRGAAVVYPKDAGQIVTMADIFPGARVVEAGVGSGALSISLLRAVGDNGYLHSFERREEFADIARGNVETIFGGPHPAWKISLGDFQEEVVRSEAPGSVDRVVLDMLAPWECLDAVATVLAPGGVWINYVATVTQLSRTAEAIRADGRFTEPDAWESMVRGWHLEGLAVRPDHRMVAHTGFLLVTRRLADGVTGISVKRRPSKTGFNEEDVNAWTPGAVGERLVSDKKLRRAARDAIAGTNVKDEPEITN; encoded by the coding sequence ATGAGCAGCGAAACTGCCGCCGAAGCCGCAGCACCAACCACCGGTGTTGCCGCCAATGGCACCCAGCCGGTGGGAGCTGCCCGCCGCCGCGGGCCTTTCCGTGAAGGCGAACGGGTCCAGCTGACCGACGAGCGCGGCCGCATGAACACGATCTCTCTCGAAAGCGGCGGCGCCTTCCACACGCACCGCGGCTTCCTGAACCACGACGAGATCATCGGAAAAGCAGATGGCTCAGTCGTCGTGAACAACGTCGGCCAGCAGTACCAGACGCTGCGCCCCCTCCTCTCGGACTTTGTCCTCTCCATGCCGCGTGGCGCCGCAGTGGTCTACCCGAAGGACGCCGGCCAGATCGTCACCATGGCCGATATCTTCCCCGGCGCCAGGGTTGTTGAAGCCGGCGTTGGCTCCGGAGCGCTGTCCATCTCGCTGCTCCGGGCCGTTGGCGACAACGGCTACCTCCACTCCTTCGAGCGCCGTGAGGAATTTGCGGACATCGCCCGCGGGAATGTGGAAACCATCTTTGGCGGCCCGCACCCGGCGTGGAAGATCTCCCTCGGCGACTTCCAGGAGGAAGTAGTCCGCAGCGAGGCACCCGGATCCGTGGACCGTGTCGTGCTGGACATGCTGGCACCCTGGGAGTGCCTTGATGCCGTCGCCACTGTCCTCGCACCCGGCGGCGTCTGGATCAACTACGTTGCCACGGTCACCCAGCTCTCCCGGACCGCGGAGGCCATCAGGGCCGATGGCCGCTTCACCGAACCCGATGCCTGGGAGTCCATGGTCCGCGGGTGGCACCTTGAGGGCCTGGCTGTCCGTCCGGACCACCGGATGGTGGCCCACACCGGCTTCCTGCTGGTGACCCGCCGGCTTGCCGACGGCGTCACCGGTATCTCCGTCAAGCGCCGTCCCTCCAAGACCGGCTTCAACGAAGAAGACGTCAACGCCTGGACACCCGGTGCCGTCGGCGAACGCCTCGTCTCAGACAAGAAGCTGCGCCGGGCCGCGCGCGATGCCATTGCCGGCACCAACGTCAAGGACGAACCGGAGATCACGAACTAG
- a CDS encoding HAD family hydrolase → MRSLPSVSPLRAVLWDMDGTIVDTERYWIAAEHALVEAHGGTWSHGQAMQLVGQSLTYSAGILQAAGVRLERREIIDTLTSEVIRSVRHSVPWRPGARELLDDLHVAGVRCALVTMSEEPLAREIVASLPKPYFEFLVTGDTVTQGKPHPEAYLKAVELLQEADPDLTVDHCVALEDSAPGVAAAVASGVATVAIPHIVPIPDDPRHTIWESLAGRTVSELEAIAAGSLAAAAAGSAVLVTGTPS, encoded by the coding sequence ATGCGATCCCTACCCTCCGTTTCCCCGCTCCGAGCCGTTCTTTGGGATATGGACGGCACCATTGTGGACACTGAACGCTACTGGATTGCCGCCGAGCACGCCCTCGTTGAAGCGCATGGCGGCACTTGGTCGCACGGGCAGGCCATGCAGCTCGTGGGTCAGTCGCTGACGTATTCGGCCGGAATCCTGCAGGCAGCCGGTGTCCGGCTGGAGCGCCGGGAGATCATCGACACCCTGACCTCTGAGGTCATCAGGAGCGTCCGGCACTCTGTTCCCTGGCGTCCCGGAGCGCGGGAACTGCTGGATGACCTGCACGTCGCCGGAGTACGATGCGCGCTGGTGACCATGTCGGAGGAGCCGTTGGCCCGCGAAATTGTCGCGAGCCTGCCCAAGCCCTACTTCGAATTCCTGGTCACGGGGGACACCGTCACCCAGGGCAAACCGCACCCGGAAGCATACTTGAAGGCAGTGGAGCTGCTTCAGGAAGCGGACCCGGACCTGACCGTGGATCACTGCGTCGCCCTGGAGGACTCCGCGCCGGGAGTGGCTGCTGCTGTGGCCTCGGGCGTCGCCACCGTCGCCATTCCGCACATTGTCCCGATCCCCGACGATCCCAGGCACACCATCTGGGAATCCTTGGCCGGCCGCACCGTTTCCGAGCTGGAGGCCATCGCCGCGGGCAGCCTGGCCGCCGCGGCGGCTGGATCTGCAGTGCTCGTGACGGGGACCCCGTCATGA